A genomic segment from Amygdalobacter nucleatus encodes:
- a CDS encoding PTS sugar transporter subunit IIC, giving the protein MSEQVQKETTGSFLLKVLNGATVAIVVALIPNAILATFLKPFASSSVFCMELLHIVQVFQFFTPLMAGVLIANQFKMIPMHSVIVGGAAFLGSGAWRFVAQATINEKTVSLFQLAGIGDVINTMITAALTVIVLRWIGNKMGSLSIVFLPIIAGTGVGYIGWKILPFVAKLTYIIGQGINSFTTLQPILMTVLIAMSFAIIIISPISTVAIGLAIGLTGIGSAAAGMGVAACAAFLVCATLRVNKPGVPVAIALGAMKMMMPNFMTNPIIGLGAALTAAISSLSIPFLGMGGTPASAGFGLVGFVSPLAAMNSSNVGILMIVVTWVVVPFVVGFLIDRLFVDVLHLYKNDIFKSKAN; this is encoded by the coding sequence ATGTCTGAGCAGGTACAGAAGGAAACGACTGGTTCTTTTCTTCTTAAAGTTTTGAATGGTGCAACGGTTGCAATCGTCGTTGCCTTGATCCCGAATGCAATTTTAGCTACTTTTTTGAAGCCATTTGCAAGTAGTTCCGTCTTTTGTATGGAATTATTACATATAGTGCAAGTATTCCAATTTTTTACCCCTTTGATGGCCGGTGTCTTGATTGCTAACCAATTCAAGATGATTCCGATGCATTCAGTCATCGTTGGTGGTGCAGCTTTCTTAGGCTCAGGGGCTTGGCGTTTCGTAGCTCAGGCTACAATCAATGAAAAAACAGTTAGCTTGTTCCAATTAGCTGGTATCGGTGATGTTATCAACACCATGATCACAGCTGCTTTGACAGTTATTGTTTTGCGTTGGATTGGCAACAAGATGGGATCCTTGTCTATTGTTTTCTTGCCAATTATCGCAGGTACTGGTGTGGGTTATATCGGCTGGAAGATTTTACCTTTCGTAGCTAAGCTCACTTACATCATTGGCCAAGGCATTAATTCCTTTACAACATTACAACCAATTTTGATGACAGTCTTGATTGCAATGTCCTTCGCTATCATTATTATCAGCCCTATTTCAACTGTGGCTATCGGTTTGGCAATCGGCTTAACAGGTATTGGTTCAGCAGCTGCTGGTATGGGCGTTGCTGCTTGTGCAGCTTTCCTTGTATGCGCTACTTTGCGTGTCAACAAGCCAGGTGTGCCAGTGGCCATCGCACTTGGTGCTATGAAGATGATGATGCCTAACTTTATGACTAATCCAATTATCGGCTTGGGCGCTGCTTTGACAGCTGCAATCAGTAGCTTGTCTATCCCATTCTTGGGCATGGGCGGTACACCTGCTAGTGCTGGTTTCGGGTTGGTTGGTTTCGTTAGCCCATTGGCTGCTATGAACTCATCCAACGTTGGTATTTTGATGATCGTTGTAACATGGGTTGTCGTACCATTCGTAGTTGGCTTCTTGATCGATCGTTTGTTCGTTGATGTTTTGCATCTTTACAAGAACGATATTTTCAAATCTAAAGCAAATTAA
- the ucpA gene encoding SDR family oxidoreductase UcpA, with protein MAKLTGKVALVTGAAVGLGAGIAEAYSKYGAKLCLVDLAKEVEQTAEKLRKEYGAEIITFVGNVAKKEDMKAAVKQTVEKFGKLDVVCANAGVCRLAPFEQMSDEMRDFHIDVNIKGVWNTCQAAIPELLANKGGAIVIASSVTGDLVADGGEAAYAMTKAALVGLTKCLAVEYATRNIRVNCSQLGYARTPMVEKMAVESNPEDPESAIRAIAANVPMQRLAKPIEVGELFAFLGSDEASYITGGQFVIDGGATLPETMSMGTN; from the coding sequence ATGGCTAAATTAACAGGTAAAGTTGCACTCGTTACAGGCGCAGCAGTTGGTTTGGGTGCAGGCATTGCAGAGGCTTATTCTAAGTACGGCGCAAAGTTGTGCTTAGTTGACCTGGCTAAAGAGGTTGAGCAAACAGCTGAAAAGTTGCGTAAAGAATATGGCGCTGAGATTATTACTTTCGTTGGTAACGTGGCTAAGAAAGAAGATATGAAGGCTGCCGTTAAGCAAACAGTTGAGAAGTTCGGCAAGTTGGATGTTGTCTGCGCTAATGCAGGTGTTTGCCGTTTGGCTCCATTTGAGCAAATGAGTGATGAAATGCGCGATTTCCATATCGATGTCAATATCAAGGGTGTTTGGAATACATGCCAAGCTGCTATCCCAGAATTGTTGGCTAACAAAGGTGGCGCAATCGTCATTGCTTCTTCTGTTACAGGTGATTTGGTTGCTGATGGTGGTGAAGCTGCTTATGCAATGACTAAGGCGGCCTTGGTTGGCTTAACAAAATGCTTAGCTGTTGAATATGCTACACGTAACATTCGTGTCAACTGTTCACAATTAGGTTATGCTCGTACACCAATGGTTGAGAAGATGGCTGTTGAATCCAATCCTGAGGATCCAGAAAGTGCAATCAGGGCTATTGCTGCTAACGTACCTATGCAACGTTTGGCTAAACCAATCGAGGTTGGTGAACTCTTTGCCTTCTTAGGTAGCGATGAAGCTTCATACATCACAGGTGGTCAGTTCGTTATCGATGGTGGTGCTACATTGCCTGAGACAATGAGTATGGGTACAAACTAA
- a CDS encoding APC family permease, giving the protein MENEKSQAGLKKSLALIFVYTVATGSIFTYVSYWDSVFFNYCGPGTFLAFALMSLAILPVALVYSELSSLFHTAGGELIYNTVALNKHAGFFASWLIMAAWISVPPAVVMAIATFISRTFGLALDFQKIMLIAIVILLIVFFMSLQDIQFLVKAQAFCLFANITTTLLTGVLLLCSGHWHLSNLSPLFQTNLESISGIPGWVIGMALLITPFFGFETVPQMVEEGDFPISNTKKAICGSVLTCGAIYTFFFFCVAGLDSFQTLLAGGQDGFMTINAMKNLLGWQIWPLIYGLVSILLGMTASILGFWMSIVRMLYAMGQKNFLPSIVTKLNKHQQPIVPNVFLLLLTLTFVLMQNATTFMNDFFNLMSFGCACAYALTMISAIVMRSKHAKWYANSHSTVVGGNALRILAMVIMVAIAYFCTLGQGRGSWISFGVYMSVGVLIWLWMVLVKWRHSRVVIETPDGKQEF; this is encoded by the coding sequence ATGGAAAATGAAAAGAGTCAGGCTGGCTTAAAGAAAAGCTTGGCATTAATCTTTGTTTACACGGTAGCTACAGGTTCCATTTTCACCTACGTCAGTTACTGGGATTCAGTCTTCTTTAATTATTGTGGACCAGGTACATTCTTGGCTTTTGCTTTGATGTCACTTGCCATTTTGCCAGTTGCGTTGGTTTATAGTGAATTGTCCTCACTGTTCCATACAGCAGGTGGTGAACTCATCTACAATACTGTTGCTTTGAATAAGCATGCAGGTTTCTTTGCGTCATGGTTGATCATGGCGGCTTGGATTTCTGTTCCACCGGCAGTTGTTATGGCTATTGCTACATTTATTAGCCGTACATTTGGCTTGGCTTTGGATTTCCAGAAGATCATGTTGATTGCAATTGTTATTTTGTTGATCGTGTTCTTCATGAGTTTGCAGGATATTCAATTCCTCGTTAAGGCACAGGCTTTCTGCTTGTTTGCAAATATTACAACTACTTTGCTTACAGGTGTTTTGCTGTTGTGTTCAGGTCATTGGCATTTGAGCAACCTTTCACCTCTCTTCCAGACAAATTTGGAATCTATCAGTGGTATCCCTGGTTGGGTCATTGGTATGGCGCTTTTGATCACACCGTTTTTCGGCTTTGAAACAGTGCCTCAGATGGTTGAGGAGGGCGACTTCCCTATTTCTAATACTAAGAAAGCAATCTGCGGTTCAGTTTTGACTTGCGGTGCAATTTACACCTTCTTCTTCTTCTGTGTAGCTGGTTTGGACAGCTTCCAGACTTTGTTGGCTGGCGGTCAAGATGGTTTCATGACGATCAATGCGATGAAAAATCTCTTAGGTTGGCAGATTTGGCCACTTATCTATGGTCTAGTTTCTATTTTGTTAGGTATGACAGCTTCTATCTTGGGCTTCTGGATGTCCATCGTCCGTATGCTCTATGCTATGGGTCAGAAGAACTTCTTACCAAGCATTGTTACTAAGTTGAACAAGCATCAACAACCAATCGTGCCAAACGTCTTCCTATTACTTTTGACTTTGACCTTCGTTTTGATGCAAAATGCTACAACTTTCATGAACGACTTCTTCAACTTGATGTCTTTCGGTTGTGCTTGCGCTTATGCTTTGACTATGATTTCCGCTATCGTCATGCGGAGCAAGCATGCGAAGTGGTATGCTAATAGTCATAGCACGGTAGTTGGCGGTAACGCTTTGCGTATCTTAGCTATGGTCATTATGGTGGCAATCGCTTACTTCTGTACTTTGGGTCAAGGTAGAGGTTCATGGATTTCGTTCGGCGTCTATATGAGCGTTGGCGTTTTGATCTGGCTCTGGATGGTGCTCGTCAAATGGCGTCATTCTAGGGTTGTTATCGAAACACCTGATGGTAAGCAAGAATTCTAA
- a CDS encoding glycosyltransferase family 2 protein translates to MNLSLVLPCYNESKQMLTTFERLADFTLANLPELVDRLQVVAVDDGSKDDTWEQLLTGKQIFLAKLATCSLPVKVNLISFSRNFGKEAAMLAGLNKVSADSEATIVLDADLQHPLSLIPKLIECFEASGADVVDAVKSDRGEESALNRFITNTFYNFFDKHSRIKLRDMADFKLISRRVREQLLALPEHERFFRGMTSWIGFKHAEVKFEVAERELGVSKWSFTSKVNLANDIFFGYSRLPELGQLLLTIVACALFGIQIIYWLIAGLGFGYHLDKVDYLLFVVLMMFVSVMLSKLWQTAYLARIYRANQKRPIYIVARED, encoded by the coding sequence ATGAATTTAAGTTTGGTCTTACCTTGTTACAATGAATCTAAACAGATGCTTACGACGTTCGAACGCTTGGCTGATTTCACGTTAGCGAATTTGCCAGAACTTGTTGATAGATTACAAGTGGTCGCTGTTGACGATGGCTCCAAAGATGATACATGGGAACAACTTTTAACAGGTAAACAGATTTTCTTAGCTAAATTGGCAACTTGCTCATTGCCAGTTAAGGTGAATCTCATCTCTTTTTCGCGCAATTTCGGCAAAGAGGCCGCTATGCTTGCGGGCCTAAATAAAGTTAGTGCAGATAGTGAGGCGACAATTGTTTTGGATGCTGACTTGCAGCATCCTTTAAGCTTAATTCCGAAGCTGATTGAATGCTTCGAGGCAAGCGGGGCAGATGTGGTTGATGCTGTTAAGAGTGATAGAGGCGAAGAATCTGCTTTGAATCGCTTCATTACGAATACTTTTTATAATTTCTTCGATAAGCACAGCCGCATCAAGCTGCGTGATATGGCCGATTTTAAGCTGATTAGCAGGCGGGTGAGAGAGCAGCTTTTAGCTTTGCCAGAACATGAACGGTTTTTCCGTGGCATGACGAGCTGGATTGGCTTCAAGCATGCTGAAGTCAAATTTGAAGTGGCTGAACGTGAACTTGGTGTTTCCAAATGGTCATTTACAAGCAAGGTTAATCTGGCCAATGATATTTTCTTTGGCTATTCCAGATTGCCGGAACTTGGGCAATTACTGTTGACGATTGTGGCATGTGCTTTGTTCGGAATTCAAATTATTTATTGGCTAATTGCTGGCCTTGGCTTTGGGTATCACTTGGACAAAGTCGATTATCTCTTGTTCGTTGTTTTAATGATGTTCGTGAGCGTCATGTTAAGCAAATTGTGGCAGACAGCCTATTTAGCTAGAATTTATCGCGCAAATCAGAAGCGACCGATTTATATTGTGGCACGGGAAGATTAA
- a CDS encoding C1 family peptidase, protein MAQFLAASEAEEKKETDTKKTCAKKAKAIRLKKYTLPNLQALTSEQTITSDLYSKFATDFAKNKGNSMVANAIANVGINEASFNNNVLREDRFIFSNETKRGNTTNQKQSGRCWLFAALNSARVSIMETLHLDDFELSENYLCFYEKLEKSNTYLENIIATLDKDVYSRDFSYVKENAANDGGFFEWYADLVTKYGVVPKSCMPETYHSSNTHVLVEALNERLMRTAMQMRHAYEAKYPEQGEPSCEFLAEMRAKKNACLSEVYNICVKALGVPPTVVNYAYTDKDKKKQTITGLSPKEFYEKYCGLPLEDMVVLTNDPTERFPDGTVLTYKYSQVVMEGKGLAQLLAPMSELTQAAVKSIKAGEPMWFACDVGKSSDRKKGLLDDETYLTDLILTEVGEFSKKDRTIIGETQLNHAMLLCGVDLNADGSVKKWKVENSWGEDMGSKGVFSMSQKWFEANTYQVIVNKKYVSADILAGLKKEPVVVEPWKMICQPIK, encoded by the coding sequence ATGGCTCAATTTTTAGCCGCCAGTGAAGCGGAAGAAAAGAAAGAAACAGACACAAAGAAAACTTGCGCCAAAAAGGCAAAAGCAATTAGACTAAAAAAATATACTTTACCTAATTTGCAGGCGTTGACAAGTGAACAGACCATAACTAGTGATTTATATAGCAAGTTTGCCACTGATTTTGCTAAAAATAAGGGCAATAGCATGGTAGCTAACGCAATTGCTAACGTAGGTATCAACGAAGCTAGCTTTAACAACAATGTTTTGCGTGAAGATCGCTTTATTTTTTCGAACGAGACGAAGCGCGGCAATACCACGAATCAGAAGCAATCAGGTCGTTGCTGGTTGTTTGCCGCTTTGAACTCAGCGCGTGTGAGCATCATGGAAACTTTGCATTTGGACGATTTTGAATTGTCCGAGAACTATCTTTGCTTCTATGAGAAATTAGAGAAATCGAACACTTATTTGGAGAACATTATCGCTACTTTGGACAAGGATGTTTATAGCCGTGACTTTAGTTACGTCAAAGAGAATGCCGCTAATGACGGTGGCTTCTTTGAATGGTACGCTGACTTGGTTACCAAATATGGCGTTGTCCCAAAGTCCTGTATGCCTGAGACATATCACTCTTCCAATACTCATGTTTTGGTGGAGGCCTTGAACGAGCGCTTGATGCGGACAGCTATGCAGATGAGACATGCTTATGAGGCTAAGTATCCTGAACAAGGCGAGCCAAGTTGTGAATTTTTGGCTGAGATGCGGGCAAAGAAGAATGCTTGCTTGAGCGAGGTTTACAACATTTGTGTGAAGGCTCTAGGCGTGCCACCAACAGTGGTTAATTATGCTTACACAGATAAGGATAAGAAGAAACAAACTATCACAGGCTTAAGCCCGAAGGAATTCTATGAAAAGTATTGCGGCTTGCCACTTGAAGATATGGTTGTTTTGACGAATGATCCAACTGAGCGTTTCCCTGATGGTACAGTTTTGACTTATAAATATTCTCAAGTTGTGATGGAGGGTAAGGGTTTGGCCCAACTCTTAGCACCAATGAGTGAGTTGACCCAGGCGGCTGTTAAGTCCATCAAGGCTGGTGAACCAATGTGGTTTGCTTGCGATGTGGGCAAATCTTCTGACCGCAAAAAAGGTTTGTTAGATGATGAAACTTACCTAACAGATTTGATCTTGACGGAAGTTGGCGAGTTTTCTAAGAAAGATCGCACAATTATCGGCGAGACTCAGCTCAATCATGCCATGTTGCTCTGCGGCGTAGATCTTAATGCTGATGGCTCTGTCAAAAAATGGAAGGTCGAGAATAGCTGGGGCGAAGATATGGGCAGCAAGGGCGTGTTTAGCATGAGCCAGAAGTGGTTCGAGGCTAACACTTACCAAGTGATTGTCAACAAGAAGTACGTTTCAGCTGACATTTTGGCCGGCTTAAAGAAAGAGCCAGTTGTAGTTGAGCCTTGGAAGATGATCTGCCAGCCAATCAAGTAA